Proteins encoded in a region of the Paenibacillus wynnii genome:
- a CDS encoding RNA polymerase sigma factor, producing the protein MIILDDNRPGIRLDDNSLRSLQTALNRYCLSLTHSAWEAEDLAQDTWVKALEVLKMPGNTNPEAMLLRIAKNTWIDGTRRKAIFYRVLERVKSKATAAPDSNSFETEIVMQALIKHLPPLQRTVFLMRDVLGFSAMETSERLKTTEGAVKAALFRARQAMQSVREEFVTDGPSLSEDEGFRAYLKALALSYEKGQLSTLLELALQNDIEKIRIRAEVRMAA; encoded by the coding sequence ATGATTATCCTTGACGACAATAGACCCGGCATTAGGTTGGATGATAATAGCTTACGGTCGTTACAGACAGCCTTAAACCGATACTGCCTGTCCCTGACCCACTCCGCTTGGGAGGCTGAAGATTTGGCTCAGGATACTTGGGTAAAGGCGTTGGAGGTCTTGAAGATGCCGGGGAATACAAATCCAGAAGCCATGCTGCTTCGTATTGCCAAAAACACTTGGATCGATGGAACACGGAGAAAAGCTATATTTTACAGAGTTCTAGAGCGTGTAAAGTCCAAGGCGACAGCCGCACCTGACAGCAACTCTTTTGAAACCGAAATCGTTATGCAGGCTTTAATCAAGCATTTGCCTCCGCTGCAAAGAACCGTTTTCCTGATGCGTGATGTACTGGGGTTCTCTGCAATGGAGACGTCTGAGAGGCTAAAAACTACGGAGGGTGCTGTTAAAGCGGCTTTGTTCCGGGCACGTCAGGCGATGCAATCGGTCAGGGAAGAGTTTGTGACGGATGGTCCTTCCCTCTCTGAAGACGAAGGGTTCAGGGCTTACTTAAAGGCACTTGCCCTCTCTTATGAAAAGGGGCAGCTTTCTACGTTGTTGGAGCTTGCTCTTCAGAATGATATCGAAAAAATCCGCATTCGCGCTGAGGTTAGAATGGCAGCTTAG
- a CDS encoding M24 family metallopeptidase: MNDALKSLEQGMAGNGLDAMLVTDPKHVYYLTGFASNPHERFLGLLLVRGEEPVLIVPALDEEAAQSASSVSKILTHSDTDNPYELLSKQLSQSKLGTLGIEKEHFSLARYELLNAAVPVGTISDIGPLLRSMRAKKTSEEVNKMKHAAELVEEVLRRGLKHVATGVSEIELVAELEYLMKKVGASGPSFDTMVLSGPNTALPHGVPGSRIIQPGDFIMFDLGVYAGGYASDITRTFAVEEADSKLVTIYNTVLAANEAGIAASKTGATYGSVDHAAREVIESAGFGPYFMHRVGHGLGMDTHEYPSLHGLNEDIIENGNVFTVEPGIYVPGLGGVRIEDDVLVTEDGPQTLTSFPKELTILHL, from the coding sequence ATGAATGATGCTCTTAAAAGTCTGGAGCAGGGAATGGCGGGCAACGGACTTGACGCTATGCTTGTAACAGATCCTAAGCATGTTTATTATTTAACCGGCTTCGCCAGCAACCCGCATGAACGTTTTCTAGGACTACTGCTCGTACGTGGAGAGGAGCCTGTGCTGATCGTTCCGGCACTGGATGAAGAGGCGGCTCAATCGGCTTCTTCCGTTTCAAAGATTCTGACCCACAGTGATACGGATAATCCCTATGAACTTCTCTCCAAACAACTTAGCCAATCAAAGCTGGGTACGCTAGGCATCGAGAAAGAACATTTCTCCTTAGCCCGTTACGAGCTACTAAATGCAGCCGTACCCGTGGGTACTATCAGCGATATCGGTCCCCTGCTGCGCAGTATGCGAGCCAAAAAGACATCCGAAGAAGTAAACAAAATGAAGCATGCCGCTGAGCTTGTAGAGGAAGTCCTTCGCCGCGGTCTGAAACATGTTGCAACAGGGGTCAGTGAGATTGAGCTTGTAGCTGAGCTGGAATATCTGATGAAAAAGGTTGGCGCTTCCGGTCCTTCCTTTGACACGATGGTCCTCTCGGGTCCAAATACAGCTCTCCCCCACGGTGTGCCGGGCAGCCGTATCATACAGCCGGGTGATTTCATCATGTTCGACCTTGGTGTATATGCCGGAGGTTATGCTTCGGATATTACCCGCACCTTTGCTGTGGAAGAAGCTGACAGCAAGCTGGTCACTATCTATAATACGGTGCTGGCTGCGAATGAAGCAGGTATCGCCGCTTCCAAGACGGGAGCCACGTACGGATCCGTGGACCACGCGGCGCGGGAAGTAATCGAATCGGCAGGCTTCGGTCCCTACTTCATGCATCGTGTCGGTCACGGACTCGGTATGGACACCCACGAATACCCTTCTCTTCATGGTCTGAATGAAGACATAATAGAGAATGGCAATGTATTTACCGTTGAACCGGGTATCTATGTACCGGGACTTGGCGGTGTGCGTATCGAGGACGATGTGCTTGTAACTGAGGACGGCCCGCAGACACTCACCAGCTTCCCGAAAGAACTCACAATACTCCATCTATAA
- a CDS encoding methyl-accepting chemotaxis protein, which yields MFRIRHSISGRFTRLLFIVLLLSSLLLSISFYFISISTFDSYVVPQIDKLLTSSAQDINKNLNTTFAQQASNNSESAVMNIEFYFKDKRKQYDLETIFLADLKDGKATVITADHGSKLKAKESIQVLPAMEQASKGKNGLSTIYNDSHGVHKTSFTGIPGSTLVMGVSADVSFIKEKMDSILWTSAGITLLSMIIGLSSAMYMSRRITKPLSQLAAYSNRLAEGDFTEELTIKGKDEVGQLSESFQAMTQHLKEMIGQVLNTSETVVSDSNDLMERVDVLNDMADRSSLSVEEIGTGSRAIANSALDNSRAMEEINLGIQHIASAAGEVTEQTNEASSEAEGGNVIAQSAVVQMRQVELASEQGVAQFRVMNERSQKIGEVVQGIAEITKQIQMLSLNASIEAARAGEHGRGFAVVAGEVRKLSEQSRNATEQISEFLLGLQEDMNRSAAEMNHLNSEVASGVGKVREAGDAFNHLLVLIHSISNSVQSVSAATQEISAGTEEVSASVEETAQITSKSQASAGTLTENYARQQAELEGHAQTVDHLHEQAVKLQEAVLKFKI from the coding sequence ATGTTTCGGATCAGGCATTCCATAAGTGGAAGGTTCACACGTTTATTGTTTATTGTTCTTTTACTCTCGTCACTGTTGTTAAGTATCAGCTTTTACTTTATATCCATCAGTACGTTTGACAGCTATGTGGTGCCGCAGATCGACAAATTGCTGACATCCTCTGCTCAGGATATCAATAAGAATCTCAACACTACATTTGCTCAGCAAGCCAGCAATAATAGTGAGTCGGCCGTGATGAATATTGAGTTTTATTTTAAGGACAAGAGAAAGCAATACGATCTGGAAACCATTTTCCTCGCAGATTTGAAGGATGGCAAAGCGACCGTTATCACCGCTGACCACGGCTCAAAGCTGAAAGCTAAGGAATCCATTCAAGTCCTGCCGGCCATGGAACAGGCTTCCAAAGGTAAAAACGGTCTAAGTACCATTTATAATGATAGTCATGGCGTACATAAAACATCGTTTACAGGAATACCGGGCAGCACGCTTGTAATGGGTGTTAGTGCGGATGTTAGCTTTATTAAAGAAAAAATGGACAGCATTCTTTGGACAAGCGCCGGCATTACGCTGCTGTCCATGATCATAGGCTTATCCTCCGCCATGTATATGAGCCGACGGATTACCAAACCGTTATCGCAGCTTGCTGCTTACAGTAATCGTCTGGCTGAAGGTGATTTCACAGAAGAACTAACGATTAAAGGAAAAGATGAGGTTGGGCAGCTCTCGGAAAGCTTCCAAGCTATGACTCAGCATCTCAAAGAGATGATCGGGCAGGTTCTGAATACCTCAGAAACTGTAGTTTCCGACTCGAATGATTTGATGGAGCGTGTGGATGTCCTGAACGATATGGCTGACCGTTCTTCATTATCTGTAGAGGAAATTGGTACGGGGAGCCGTGCGATCGCTAACAGCGCACTTGATAATTCCCGTGCGATGGAAGAGATTAATTTAGGTATTCAACATATTGCCTCCGCTGCCGGTGAAGTCACTGAACAAACGAATGAAGCCTCTTCAGAAGCGGAAGGCGGCAATGTGATTGCCCAAAGTGCGGTAGTACAAATGCGTCAAGTCGAGCTGGCTTCTGAACAAGGGGTAGCGCAATTCAGGGTGATGAACGAGCGCTCACAGAAGATCGGCGAGGTTGTACAAGGTATAGCAGAAATTACGAAACAGATTCAAATGCTGTCCTTAAATGCTTCCATTGAAGCAGCCCGCGCCGGGGAACACGGACGCGGCTTTGCCGTTGTAGCGGGTGAGGTTCGTAAGCTGTCTGAACAGTCTCGGAACGCTACCGAGCAAATCAGTGAATTCCTGCTAGGTCTGCAGGAAGATATGAACCGTTCTGCTGCAGAAATGAATCATCTGAACTCTGAGGTTGCTTCAGGTGTAGGTAAAGTAAGAGAAGCTGGTGATGCATTCAATCATCTGCTGGTCCTTATTCACAGTATTAGCAACAGCGTTCAATCTGTATCCGCTGCTACTCAAGAAATCTCCGCAGGTACGGAAGAGGTAAGTGCTTCTGTAGAGGAAACTGCTCAAATTACCTCCAAGTCTCAAGCGAGTGCAGGTACACTAACAGAGAACTATGCCCGTCAGCAAGCCGAGCTGGAGGGTCATGCACAAACCGTTGACCATCTGCATGAACAAGCCGTTAAGCTGCAGGAAGCGGTATTAAAGTTTAAGATCTAG
- the cobS gene encoding adenosylcobinamide-GDP ribazoletransferase: protein MRERRDAAAAAFQFLSRFPVRSQPGFSPELLKRSVVYYPLVGAAIGLCTAGGAAAAALLLPPLPAAVITLILWVGLTGGLHLDGWMDSADALLSYRPRERMLEIMKDSRVGAMGVLACVLLLLLKVSLLAALLEGSSWFELPLLLLPLIWSRWFMVRAMSRWPLARAGEGLAGSFAGLPPLHEKRALLSAALLSLAACALPALGGTAAWPLPLAAVLLLPGAAWICGTLAARRVCSRLGGLTGDIYGALNELLEAVLLLLLVLLQHNIQ from the coding sequence ATGAGGGAGCGAAGGGATGCCGCAGCGGCGGCTTTTCAATTTTTATCGCGTTTTCCGGTACGAAGCCAGCCCGGATTCTCCCCTGAGTTGTTGAAACGCAGTGTTGTTTATTATCCGCTGGTGGGTGCAGCGATTGGTCTTTGTACTGCTGGGGGTGCTGCAGCCGCTGCACTTCTGCTGCCGCCTTTGCCCGCTGCGGTGATCACCCTCATTCTATGGGTGGGTCTCACCGGAGGTCTGCACCTTGACGGTTGGATGGACAGTGCTGATGCGCTGCTCAGCTATCGTCCGAGGGAGCGTATGCTGGAAATTATGAAGGACAGCCGGGTAGGGGCAATGGGCGTACTGGCCTGTGTGCTACTGCTCCTGCTGAAGGTATCGCTGCTGGCCGCCCTACTGGAAGGCAGCTCTTGGTTCGAGCTGCCGCTGCTGCTGCTCCCGTTGATCTGGAGCCGCTGGTTCATGGTGCGGGCGATGAGCCGCTGGCCGCTCGCCCGCGCCGGGGAAGGCCTGGCCGGCAGCTTCGCCGGCCTGCCGCCCCTGCACGAGAAGCGCGCGCTGCTCAGCGCCGCGCTTCTCTCGCTTGCCGCCTGTGCGCTGCCTGCGCTCGGCGGCACAGCAGCCTGGCCGCTCCCGCTGGCGGCCGTGCTGCTGCTTCCGGGTGCCGCATGGATCTGCGGCACCCTGGCTGCGCGCCGGGTCTGCAGCCGGCTCGGCGGGCTCACCGGCGACATATATGGCGCGCTGAACGAGCTGCTGGAAGCTGTGCTGTTGCTGTTGCTCGTGCTGCTTCAGCATAATATCCAGTAG
- the cobU gene encoding bifunctional adenosylcobinamide kinase/adenosylcobinamide-phosphate guanylyltransferase, whose product MRFLVTGGARSGKSSFAERLTMSLAVKALYIATAQAFDQEMKERIALHQQQRSDAEYPWETVEEPYDLPGLLDRLSGNKAVLVDCLTLWLSNVLLSVESDENRQEVIEQEITRLEHSVMSFTGPLIMVTNEVGNGIVPEYALGRLYRDLAGRLNQRIARQSDQVFLVTAGIAIELKSREYLI is encoded by the coding sequence ATGAGATTCCTAGTAACAGGGGGTGCTCGCAGCGGGAAGAGCAGTTTTGCCGAGCGGTTGACGATGTCACTAGCGGTTAAGGCTCTATATATCGCGACGGCTCAAGCTTTTGATCAGGAGATGAAGGAACGGATTGCTCTGCACCAGCAGCAGCGTTCGGATGCGGAATATCCTTGGGAGACGGTTGAGGAGCCTTATGATTTGCCGGGACTTCTGGATCGGCTTTCAGGGAATAAAGCGGTACTCGTGGACTGTCTTACCCTTTGGTTGTCCAATGTTCTTTTATCTGTTGAAAGTGATGAGAATAGACAGGAAGTTATTGAGCAGGAAATAACTCGTCTGGAGCATAGTGTGATGTCCTTTACGGGACCACTTATTATGGTCACTAATGAAGTAGGGAACGGGATTGTACCCGAATATGCACTGGGCCGGCTCTACCGGGATCTGGCAGGGCGTTTGAACCAGCGTATTGCCCGTCAATCCGACCAGGTATTTCTGGTTACAGCCGGAATCGCGATAGAACTAAAGAGCAGGGAGTACTTGATATGA
- the cobT gene encoding nicotinate-nucleotide--dimethylbenzimidazole phosphoribosyltransferase, translated as MQSAIHEITGRITAPDEKSSLQAVLHLNNLTKPPGSLGRLEALAVQLAGISSTVKPSYTKRTVVVMAADHGVCSEGVSAFPQEVTLQMAFNFLTGGAAVNVLARQGNAEVQFVDIGINGELSHPDLIARKVRMGTDNMAVGPAMSRDEALQALLVGVQVAEEAVQNGTDLFITGEMGIGNTTASAAILCAFENVSPELAVGRGTGIDDAQLRNKIRVVNQAIHINQPNAADPLDVLSKVGGLEIAGLAGVILGAAANRVPVVLDGFISGAAALVARALAPESISYMISSHVSGEQGHRLMLQRLGLEPLLDLGLRLGEGTGGALCLHLIDAVSHIMNEMATFESAGVSGAEIGNQ; from the coding sequence ATGCAATCAGCTATTCATGAAATAACGGGTCGAATTACGGCTCCCGACGAGAAATCCTCACTTCAAGCGGTTCTTCATCTTAATAACCTTACGAAACCGCCGGGAAGTCTAGGGCGGCTGGAAGCTCTTGCTGTCCAGCTTGCGGGTATTTCGTCTACCGTAAAACCATCCTATACTAAGCGGACAGTGGTAGTAATGGCTGCCGATCACGGGGTGTGCAGTGAGGGAGTCAGCGCTTTTCCGCAGGAGGTAACGTTGCAGATGGCGTTTAATTTTCTGACCGGTGGAGCCGCAGTGAACGTATTGGCCCGTCAGGGCAATGCCGAAGTACAGTTTGTTGATATCGGCATCAACGGTGAACTGAGTCACCCTGATCTTATCGCTCGGAAGGTTCGAATGGGCACAGATAATATGGCTGTTGGACCGGCAATGAGTCGGGATGAAGCGCTTCAGGCTTTACTGGTCGGTGTGCAGGTAGCCGAGGAAGCGGTACAGAATGGGACGGACCTGTTCATCACCGGTGAGATGGGGATTGGGAATACCACAGCGAGCGCGGCGATTCTATGTGCCTTTGAAAATGTATCTCCTGAGCTGGCTGTCGGTAGGGGAACGGGCATTGATGATGCCCAGCTGCGTAACAAAATCAGAGTTGTGAACCAAGCGATACATATTAATCAGCCCAATGCTGCTGATCCGCTCGATGTGTTATCCAAGGTGGGAGGATTGGAGATTGCAGGATTGGCTGGTGTCATTCTGGGCGCCGCCGCCAACCGTGTGCCGGTTGTGCTTGACGGGTTCATCTCCGGGGCAGCAGCACTGGTAGCGCGGGCATTAGCACCTGAATCTATCAGTTATATGATCTCATCCCACGTCTCTGGAGAGCAAGGGCACCGCTTGATGCTGCAGCGACTAGGACTTGAACCGTTGCTGGATTTGGGATTGCGGTTGGGTGAGGGAACCGGAGGGGCTCTGTGTCTGCATTTAATAGATGCCGTATCCCATATCATGAACGAAATGGCGACTTTTGAAAGTGCGGGAGTATCCGGGGCGGAGATTGGAAATCAATGA
- a CDS encoding aminotransferase class I/II-fold pyridoxal phosphate-dependent enzyme, whose translation MLSDRISPRVREIPSSGIRAFFELSSGNENVISLGVGEPDFVTPEHVRAACIRALNNGETGYTPNAGLIELREEIARYLHNSFHLRYEPAHEVMVTVGSSEAVDLALRAFISPGDEVIIPAPSYIAYSPITHLNGGVIVEVEAGAREGFKLTAKALQKAITPRSKILMMNFPNNPTGAVMTYEDWLPIAEIVKANNLIVISDEVYAELTYNHTHISIASLPGMKERTIVISGFSKAFAMTGWRIGYACGNRELLAAMLKIHQYTAMCAPILGQIAGIESLRNGLPEKDEMKASYNQRRAFFINGLREIGLPCHEPQGAFYAFPSIAGTGLSSEEFSLQLLNKAGVAAVPGHVFGAGGEGYIRCCYAVSQQKLTEALDRIERFMRVLPARRMTSVSNL comes from the coding sequence ATGCTGAGTGATCGGATTTCCCCGCGTGTGCGGGAGATACCCTCATCAGGGATCCGGGCTTTTTTTGAACTCAGTTCCGGTAATGAAAATGTGATTTCACTAGGGGTAGGCGAACCTGATTTTGTAACGCCGGAACATGTCAGAGCGGCATGTATTCGTGCGCTGAACAACGGTGAGACGGGGTATACCCCGAACGCAGGCTTAATCGAGTTGAGGGAAGAAATCGCCCGATATCTGCACAATAGCTTTCATCTCCGCTATGAGCCTGCCCATGAGGTTATGGTTACGGTAGGAAGCAGTGAGGCTGTGGATTTGGCTCTCCGGGCCTTTATATCTCCCGGTGATGAGGTAATTATTCCAGCTCCAAGTTACATTGCTTATTCTCCGATCACCCATTTGAACGGGGGCGTTATTGTTGAAGTCGAAGCGGGTGCGAGGGAGGGATTCAAGCTTACGGCAAAGGCTTTACAGAAGGCCATTACTCCACGCTCCAAGATTCTGATGATGAACTTTCCGAACAACCCGACAGGTGCGGTGATGACCTACGAAGACTGGCTGCCGATTGCGGAGATTGTCAAAGCTAACAATCTGATCGTCATCTCGGATGAAGTATATGCTGAACTTACTTACAACCATACGCATATCAGCATAGCTTCCCTGCCAGGGATGAAGGAGCGTACGATTGTTATTAGCGGTTTTTCAAAAGCCTTTGCTATGACCGGCTGGAGAATCGGCTATGCCTGCGGCAATCGGGAGCTGCTGGCAGCGATGCTGAAAATTCATCAATATACGGCGATGTGCGCACCGATTCTGGGTCAAATTGCTGGGATTGAATCCTTAAGGAACGGCCTCCCGGAGAAGGATGAGATGAAGGCTAGCTATAATCAGCGGAGAGCTTTTTTTATAAATGGGTTGAGGGAGATTGGACTGCCCTGCCATGAACCTCAGGGTGCCTTTTATGCTTTTCCTTCTATCGCTGGAACCGGCCTGAGTTCTGAAGAATTCAGCTTGCAACTGCTCAATAAAGCGGGAGTGGCTGCTGTACCGGGCCATGTGTTCGGAGCGGGAGGCGAAGGATATATCCGCTGCTGCTATGCCGTTTCTCAACAGAAATTAACCGAAGCGCTGGATAGAATCGAACGTTTCATGAGGGTGCTACCGGCGAGAAGAATGACCTCAGTAAGTAATCTATAA
- a CDS encoding PLP-dependent aminotransferase family protein, which produces MFKDFKLVAGRPVYIQVKDYLKNLIVKGALQDNQKLPSTRELATLLKVSRNSVISAYAGLEDDGFAYTVQGQGSYAVSTSPGSEAASSWNIDWKSRMNGHARLAEELDIMKRGIRAEKGTISFTSIAPDESLFDLDNVKRAFLDRMSVEGNILLNYGYAKGYKPLIEYLQQYMEHKGVNMKGKDILITNGFTEGFNLVLSALSRKNGKVICENPTHQTAIKNLKLHGFGITGIPMERDGIHLGQLEKALSEDTYDCAYFVPSYHNPTGIVMSPEKRQGLMKLMNQYGVPVIEDGFNEELRYSGSHVAPLIATAGGGNSVVYLGSFSKVLFPGLRIGWILADQELIYYLESIKRAQNIHTSTLDQSILYQYLYNGNLEKYLKRARSEYKRKYELTLQCCKEYVPFTTLSGDGGLHLFVTFAQGFNVRVLLEACREQGVIFTAGDIFFTDGGGQHTMRLGFSRVSDEDIRKGIACIGRVARQLMG; this is translated from the coding sequence ATGTTTAAAGATTTCAAGCTCGTAGCCGGGCGTCCGGTCTATATCCAAGTGAAGGATTACTTGAAGAATCTTATAGTAAAGGGTGCCTTGCAGGACAATCAGAAGCTCCCCTCAACACGAGAGCTCGCCACACTGTTAAAGGTTAGTCGTAATTCGGTCATTTCTGCTTACGCGGGTCTAGAGGATGACGGCTTCGCCTATACAGTTCAAGGACAAGGGAGTTATGCAGTCTCTACTTCACCCGGCAGCGAAGCTGCTTCTTCCTGGAACATCGATTGGAAATCCCGAATGAACGGGCATGCGCGGTTGGCCGAGGAGCTAGATATTATGAAGCGCGGCATCCGTGCGGAAAAGGGTACCATTTCCTTCACCAGCATTGCACCCGACGAGAGCCTTTTCGACTTGGATAATGTAAAGAGGGCCTTTCTGGACCGTATGTCAGTGGAGGGAAACATTCTGCTTAACTACGGTTATGCCAAAGGGTATAAGCCTCTGATAGAGTACTTGCAGCAATATATGGAGCATAAAGGCGTGAATATGAAGGGTAAGGATATTTTAATTACCAACGGATTTACGGAGGGTTTTAATCTGGTATTGTCTGCGTTAAGCCGGAAGAACGGCAAGGTCATATGCGAGAATCCGACTCACCAGACTGCGATTAAGAATCTTAAGCTTCATGGCTTCGGGATAACAGGAATCCCCATGGAACGAGACGGCATTCATTTAGGGCAGCTAGAAAAAGCGTTATCGGAAGACACTTACGATTGCGCCTACTTTGTCCCTTCTTATCATAATCCGACCGGGATTGTAATGTCCCCTGAGAAAAGACAAGGGCTTATGAAGCTGATGAATCAATACGGAGTACCGGTTATAGAGGACGGCTTCAACGAGGAGTTACGCTATTCAGGATCGCATGTAGCTCCGTTAATTGCAACGGCAGGCGGGGGCAACAGTGTCGTATATCTTGGCAGCTTCTCCAAGGTTCTTTTTCCCGGACTGCGTATAGGGTGGATTCTGGCCGATCAGGAACTAATTTATTATCTGGAAAGCATCAAGCGGGCCCAGAATATTCATACCTCAACATTGGATCAATCGATTCTTTATCAATATTTGTACAATGGGAATTTGGAAAAATACCTCAAAAGAGCCCGTTCGGAGTACAAACGGAAATATGAGTTAACTTTGCAATGCTGTAAAGAGTATGTGCCCTTTACGACCTTGTCAGGGGACGGAGGGCTGCATCTTTTTGTTACTTTTGCTCAGGGCTTTAATGTACGGGTGTTGCTGGAGGCTTGCCGCGAGCAGGGGGTTATTTTTACAGCGGGGGATATCTTCTTCACAGATGGCGGGGGGCAGCATACGATGCGGCTTGGCTTCTCCAGAGTGTCTGACGAGGATATCCGCAAGGGAATCGCGTGTATTGGCAGGGTTGCACGGCAATTAATGGGATGA
- a CDS encoding histidine phosphatase family protein: protein MKPNMLELVLLRHGSTQWNVERRYLGHTDLPLLPSSMEQFAQQEGNSEGLEDFWRVYSSDLTRCRQTLACIMPALREVAVYDNRLREMNFGDWEGLTYDQLKISSLYRSWLDDPEAVTPPNGESWKKFEERVDNFLLELVQAAEEESVTSTFTQPCFRRVLIVTHGGVIRQLLARTQPGLTFRDAPAPQPGTVTVIKLTGCNGQWAAEGYARSEVF from the coding sequence ATGAAACCTAACATGCTTGAACTGGTACTTCTCCGTCATGGAAGCACCCAATGGAATGTAGAGCGACGTTATTTGGGTCATACAGATCTTCCGTTGCTCCCTAGCAGTATGGAGCAATTCGCACAGCAAGAAGGGAATTCCGAAGGGTTGGAAGACTTTTGGCGCGTATATAGCAGTGACTTAACCAGATGCCGCCAGACTCTAGCCTGCATAATGCCTGCTCTTAGGGAGGTGGCAGTCTACGACAATCGGCTGCGTGAAATGAACTTCGGGGATTGGGAAGGCCTAACTTATGATCAGTTGAAGATTAGTAGCCTATATCGAAGCTGGTTGGATGATCCCGAGGCGGTTACGCCGCCAAACGGTGAGTCGTGGAAGAAGTTCGAAGAACGAGTAGACAACTTTCTATTGGAGCTTGTTCAAGCCGCAGAAGAGGAGAGCGTAACATCAACATTCACTCAGCCATGCTTTCGGCGAGTCCTTATTGTGACGCACGGTGGTGTCATCCGCCAACTTTTGGCGAGAACCCAACCCGGTCTCACGTTCCGGGACGCTCCTGCTCCGCAGCCGGGGACTGTAACGGTGATAAAGCTTACAGGCTGTAACGGACAGTGGGCTGCTGAGGGATATGCTCGGAGTGAAGTGTTTTGA
- the cbiB gene encoding adenosylcobinamide-phosphate synthase CbiB, with amino-acid sequence MIFALILLAAYGIDRMIGDPRNLPHPVIGMGKAITVVERIIRRFVSRPRSLRTAGILLPLTVAGGAWVLTSILLWLLSLVSPWLMWAAEAWLISTTIASKGLKDAGMAVYTELSKGDLPAARRAVGMIVGRDTTQLDSPEIVRGTVETVAENIVDAVTSPLFYALFGGAPLAMAYRAVNTLDSMVGYKNDKYRDLGWASARLDDVANLIPARITALLLVLCSRLLRYDWVRSLRTIRRDARLHPSPNSGYPESAVAGALGIRLGGENVYHGVSSFRAYMGDPTRPLEPEDIIRTSRMMLLCSSVFVGLCAAIAWIGFGG; translated from the coding sequence GTGATATTCGCCTTGATTTTGCTGGCGGCCTATGGAATTGACCGAATGATAGGCGACCCGCGTAACCTACCCCATCCGGTCATAGGGATGGGCAAAGCTATTACGGTTGTTGAGCGGATCATTCGCCGCTTCGTCTCCCGGCCGCGAAGTCTACGGACAGCGGGAATCCTGCTTCCGCTAACGGTCGCGGGCGGTGCTTGGGTACTAACATCGATACTGCTATGGCTGCTGTCTTTGGTTTCACCTTGGCTCATGTGGGCAGCCGAGGCCTGGTTGATCTCTACAACGATTGCCTCCAAAGGCTTAAAGGATGCCGGGATGGCAGTCTATACGGAGCTGAGTAAGGGAGATTTACCAGCTGCCCGCCGAGCTGTGGGGATGATTGTAGGCCGCGATACTACGCAGTTGGACAGCCCGGAGATTGTTCGAGGTACGGTGGAGACGGTAGCGGAAAATATTGTGGATGCTGTCACTTCGCCGTTGTTCTACGCTCTCTTTGGCGGGGCACCGCTAGCGATGGCCTACCGAGCGGTGAATACGCTTGATTCGATGGTTGGCTACAAGAATGATAAGTATCGTGATTTAGGTTGGGCATCCGCCCGCCTGGATGATGTTGCTAACCTGATTCCAGCACGAATTACGGCGCTGCTGCTCGTATTATGTTCCCGGCTTCTGCGGTACGATTGGGTTAGATCCCTCCGAACGATAAGGAGGGATGCCCGTCTTCATCCCAGCCCTAACAGTGGTTATCCAGAGTCTGCCGTAGCAGGAGCTCTTGGTATCCGTCTTGGAGGCGAGAATGTGTATCACGGTGTAAGTTCCTTCCGAGCCTACATGGGTGATCCGACACGCCCCCTAGAGCCGGAGGATATTATCCGTACCTCACGCATGATGCTGCTCTGCTCCTCAGTATTTGTTGGTTTGTGCGCAGCCATAGCGTGGATAGGATTCGGAGGTTGA